Proteins encoded together in one Mus musculus strain C57BL/6J chromosome 16, GRCm38.p6 C57BL/6J window:
- the Samsn1 gene encoding SAM domain-containing protein SAMSN-1, which translates to MLKRKPSNASDKEKHQKPKRSSSFGNFDRFRNNSVSKSDDSIEVHDRELTNGSEEQSKTSSSGGSLGKKVRAISWTMKKKVGKKYIKALSEEKEEESGEEALPYRNSDPMIGTHTEKISLKASDSMDSLYSGQSSSSGITSCSDGTSNRDSFRLDDDSPYSGPFCGRAKVHTDFTPSPYDTDSLKIKKGDIIDIICKTPMGMWTGMLNNKVGNFKFIYVDVILEEEAAPKKIKVPRSRRRENHQTIQEFLERIHLQEYTSTLLLNGYETLDDLKDIKESHLIELNIADPEDRARLLSAAESLLDEETTVEHEKESVPLSSNPDILSASQLEDCPRDSGCYISSENSDNGKEDLESENLSDMVQKIAITESSD; encoded by the exons CGCAGCAGCAGTTTTGGGAATTTTGACCGTTTTCGGAATAATTCCGTATCAAAATCTGATGACTCAATTGAg GTCCATGACAGGGAACTGACAAATGGAAGTGAAGAACAAAGCAAGACTTCAAGCAGTGGAGGAAGTCTAGGTAAAAAAGTGAGGGCTATTTCATGGACAATGAAgaaaaaagtaggaaaaaaatacatcaaAGCTCTTTCTGAGGAAAAA gaggaagaaagtggAGAGGAAGCCCTcccatatcggaacagtgatccCATGATTGGAACACATACAGAGAAGATCTCACTCAAAGCCAGCGACTCTATGGACAGTCTTTACAGTGGGCAGAGTTCATCAA GTGGAATAACAAGCTGTTCAGATGGAACAAGTAATCGGGACAGCTTCCGACTGGATGATGACAGCCCCTACTCAGGGCCATTCTGTGGCCGGGCCAAAGTGCACACAGACTTCACGCCAAGTCCCTATGACACCGACTCCCTTAAAATCAAG AAAGGAGACATCATAGACATTATCTGCAAAACACCAATGGGAATGTGGACAGGGATGCTGAACAATAAAGTGGGAAACTTCAAATTTATTTATGTGGATGTTATCTTAGAAGAGGAAGCAGCTCCTAAGAAGATAAAGGTCCCCAGAAGCAGGAGAAGAGAGAACCACCAGACTATCCAGGAGTTCTTAGAGAGGATTCACCTTCAG GAATACACTTCAACACTTCTGCTTAATGGCTATGAGACCCTGGATGACTTGAAGGATATCAAAGAAAGTCATCTCATTGAATTAAACATTGCAGATCCAGAAGACAGGGCGAGGCTGCTGTCTGCTGCCGAGAGTCTCCTGGATGAAGAAA CCACTGTAGAACATGAAAAGGAATCCGTGCCTCTATCCTCAAACCCAGACATCTTGAGTGCATCACAGCTAGAGGACTGCCCGAGGGACTCTGGCTGTTATATCTCATCGGAAAACTCAGATAATGGCAAGGAAGATCTGGAGTCAGAAAATCTGTCTGACATGGTGCAGAAGATTGCCATCACAGAATCCAGTGACTGA